From Chryseobacterium gallinarum, one genomic window encodes:
- a CDS encoding T9SS type A sorting domain-containing protein: MNYLHRIIFLSFSSLAFSQSPGGVGEVSLWLKSDAGRTTTLLYTDYSSNQHAISAEAEKNKPRYSLLNYNDALDFDGTSNFLKIPYVMETLNKVNLFMIYQNKNTNRESALLSTDFSGEKEMYYSTANVFRYNNEQINDIEPGKLDSTASLSMYSKFDVPSQKIGYVLGSSGKSNIYIGKDAGTRNWAAFKGKLPEFFIYRKILTQNERDRVNSYLAIKYGITIPMTEYLSSKSKKVWKKEDYTDYPENIAGIGIDQYSGLYQKQSTSTSENKRLIIASKELAVSNKTNTAQLPDQTFLIWGNSRDGLVLDQEVLGQQLLKRKWKIRLSAEKKEEAFPTEVVFYIKDIIPVIPEGKKLSLVIDRSGKGEFNSTDLETYSVGLIDDKGFAHFKDVVFDKDFSGTDVFTFALGSKLLLTKEIIQASCNNNFGALKLNIQGGSGPYKINLTKDNVLVQNQTSQNSKVDFNNLATGSYTMEILDKANTSSRFSFEINNFGSVHNSLAESYVLPQNGYIELDASKNIDNRGTHYQWTSDNGFTSTRPDVKLYEPGEYTIKATTSDGCVRISKVTVTQSSENGITIFPNPTRAGESFTIRARLSKAEDIYVKILDMSGRLAKERKESGKSFYEIKDSLLVGGTYIVIVETTTQKKTFKLIIN, translated from the coding sequence ATGAATTATTTGCATAGAATCATCTTTCTGTCTTTCAGTTCCCTGGCGTTTTCCCAAAGTCCCGGTGGAGTAGGAGAAGTAAGCCTCTGGCTGAAATCTGATGCAGGGCGAACAACAACACTGTTGTATACGGATTATAGTAGTAATCAACATGCTATATCAGCTGAGGCAGAAAAGAATAAACCCCGGTACAGCTTACTGAATTATAATGATGCGCTGGATTTTGACGGGACTTCTAATTTTCTGAAAATCCCTTACGTGATGGAAACCCTGAACAAGGTCAACCTGTTCATGATTTATCAGAATAAAAATACGAATAGGGAAAGTGCTCTGCTTTCTACGGATTTTTCAGGAGAAAAGGAAATGTACTACAGTACAGCCAACGTTTTCAGGTATAACAACGAGCAAATTAATGATATAGAACCTGGAAAGCTAGATAGCACAGCTTCTTTAAGTATGTATTCCAAATTTGATGTACCCTCTCAGAAAATAGGATATGTGTTGGGAAGTTCAGGAAAAAGCAATATTTATATCGGAAAAGATGCAGGAACAAGAAACTGGGCTGCTTTCAAAGGAAAATTACCGGAATTCTTTATTTACCGTAAAATTTTAACTCAAAATGAAAGAGACAGGGTTAATTCTTATTTAGCCATAAAATACGGAATTACCATACCTATGACTGAATATCTGAGCTCTAAAAGTAAAAAAGTATGGAAAAAAGAAGACTATACAGATTACCCTGAAAATATAGCGGGGATCGGTATAGATCAATATTCGGGGCTTTACCAGAAACAGTCTACCAGTACTTCTGAAAATAAACGCTTAATTATCGCCAGTAAAGAATTGGCTGTGAGTAATAAAACCAATACGGCACAGTTGCCTGATCAGACATTTCTGATTTGGGGAAACAGCCGGGATGGTTTGGTGCTTGATCAGGAAGTATTAGGACAGCAGCTTTTAAAAAGGAAATGGAAAATCCGTTTATCCGCTGAAAAGAAAGAAGAGGCTTTTCCCACAGAAGTTGTTTTCTACATCAAGGATATTATTCCTGTGATTCCTGAAGGGAAAAAATTATCATTGGTGATCGACAGATCCGGAAAAGGGGAATTCAATAGCACAGATCTGGAAACTTACTCTGTAGGATTAATAGATGATAAAGGATTTGCCCATTTCAAAGATGTAGTATTCGACAAAGACTTTTCGGGAACGGATGTGTTTACTTTTGCTTTAGGTTCAAAACTATTGTTGACAAAAGAAATTATACAGGCCAGTTGTAATAATAATTTTGGTGCCTTGAAACTTAATATTCAAGGGGGATCGGGACCTTATAAAATTAATCTTACCAAAGATAATGTACTGGTACAGAATCAGACTTCCCAAAACTCAAAAGTGGATTTTAATAATCTTGCAACAGGAAGTTATACAATGGAAATTTTGGATAAAGCCAATACTTCTTCGCGCTTTAGTTTTGAGATCAACAACTTTGGCTCCGTTCATAATAGTTTAGCTGAAAGTTATGTACTTCCTCAAAATGGATATATTGAACTCGATGCTTCCAAAAATATTGATAACAGGGGAACTCATTATCAATGGACTTCAGATAACGGATTTACAAGCACGCGTCCTGATGTTAAGCTCTATGAACCGGGAGAATATACCATTAAGGCAACCACTTCTGATGGCTGTGTGAGAATAAGTAAAGTGACCGTAACCCAATCATCAGAGAACGGTATTACTATTTTCCCTAATCCTACACGTGCCGGAGAAAGTTTTACGATTCGTGCCCGTCTGTCAAAAGCAGAAGATATTTATGTCAAAATCCTGGATATGTCCGGAAGACTGGCTAAAGAAAGAAAAGAATCCGGCAAATCATTCTATGAAATTAAGGATTCGCTTCTTGTGGGAGGAACATATATCGTAATCGTGGAAACCACTACCCAGAAAAAAACTTTTAAACTAATCATTAATTAG